In Fibrobacter sp. UWH6, the genomic stretch AGCGACTATACATTGAAGAATCGTGCATTCAACTGCCGAATGCGCAATCGTTACTACGAAGAAGTATATTACGCCTTCAGAGCCATGTTCCCAAACGAAGTGGCCGAACGCAAAGAACCAAACCCGGTTGCCGATGCCATCTGGTTTCAGCATCTTGGTCACGAGACCAAGCATTTCGAGCATCGTCTTGTGACGTGCCTTGAATATGCCCAGGCAGCAGTTTTTTACGGCAAAGCCGAAAACGCCTCCCTCTATAGCAAGGACAAGCGTTGGGGTATTTTGCAAGAAGAAATCTTCTTGGTACACTTTTTGCGAGAGCTCTTGTCGACGACACGTTACGTGATTGCAAGAATCGAGACAGACCAGATGCTTCAACAATGGGCAGGCGAAATGCAGGATTTGAAAACCAAGCCGGTGGGTTATGGTTACGTCAACGCTATTCAAGAAAAGTTGAACGAAATGAATGCAGCCACCATTGATGAATTCAAGGATCTGCTCAAGCACGTCCTAGACCGATTCCAGATCGGCAACACACTCTTCGGAACCGTACAGGAACTGCAGAACTTCTATTAAGAGGCGCGAGAAATGTCAGAATATGTAATTCTATCCATTTTCCTTTTTTTGGGAGCGTTTATCGCCGCGGCCGCTACCGTGACAGGCCTATTGCTAGGTTACCGCACCAAGAAAACAAAAAACAAGATGGCTCCCTACGAATGCGGTATGGAAACCATCGGCAATGCTCGAATTCAGTTCAAGGTGGGCTACTATCTGTTTGCCCTCCTTTTCCTTGTTTTTGACATCGAAGCGCTGTTCCTGCTTCCTGTCATGGCGAACTTCAAGGAAATCATGGCAGGGCATACAGCCCTCTCCCCCATCGTTGTTGTAATTGACTTGGTAATCTTCCTCGCCATTCTTGTTTCTGGCCTTGCCTACGCCTGGAAAAAAGGACTTCTCAAATGGGAATAATCAACTTTGCTCCTAAGATTCTGGACCCCATTCCCGGCGGCAAGTACGTCGTGAATGCGGTTGACTATGTGGTCAACTGGGCCCGTGCCAATTCCATTTGGCCCCTGACTTACGGCACCAGCTGCTGCGCCATCGAAATGATGAGCAGTTCCATGGCCCGCTATGATATTGCACGTTTCGGTTCCGAAGTGTTCCGAGCATCTCCCCGTCAGGCAGACTTGTTCATTATTGCGGGAACCATTACCCGTCGCATGGCCCCCGCCCTGCAGATGCTGTGGGAACAGATGCCGGGCCCCAAGTATGTGCTTGCCATGGGAGCCTGCACTATTAGCGGTGGCCCCTTCAAGTACGACAACTATTCCGTCGTTCGCGGAGCCGAAAACCTTATTCCCGTAGACGTATTCGTTCCCGGTTGCCCGCCCCGTCCCGAAGCACTTTTCCATGGTCTGCTGACCCTTCGCGAAAAAATCCTCAAGGAAACCTGCCGCGACCCCTGGCACGAGGGTGAAACCAAGGATACAGCCAATTTTGACCGTTACCGCGAAGCCGCCAAGGCCTGGGCCGAACTTGAAAAAATCAAGGACGAAGAAATGGCCGAAGCCCGCGTCAAGTTCAAGGAAGAGAATCCAGACTACAAGAGCGCCTTCAAGCCTGTTCGCGTCGTAAAGGAAACCTTCCCCGAAATTGTACGTGAACCTGTTGCAACCCGCGGTCTTTCCCAGGCAGAAATGTTGAAGAAACTGCAGGAAAAATTCCCGTCAATTACCGTCCGCACCGCTGGAGAAGATTCCGTGGAAACGACGGTCCAGAATATGACCGCAGACACTCCCCTGGAAGTTCTAGTCGATTCCAACGACTACCTTGCAGCGGTTGAATTCGTAAAGAAAGACGCCTCGTTCAAGATGGATTACCTAATTGACGTAACCGCCGCCGACTACAGCGATCATTTTGACTTGATTACCATGCTCCGCAGCATGGAACACGGACACAAGTTGTTCTTCTGCACACAGCTTAAGAAGGACGAAAATGTCGCCGCAGAAAAGCGAGCCACCGCATTGCTCGCCAAGGTTCCTACCGTCAGCCACCTGTACCCCGCCGCCGAAGTCAAGGAACGTGAAGTCTTCGACATGTTCGGCATAGAATTTACAGGTCATCAAGATCTTCGCCGCATCTTCCTGGACAAGGATTTTGTGGGCTACCCCCTCCGTAAGGACTTTACTCACCCCGATATGATTAAGAGGCCCGTATGAGTGTAACACAGCTCCCCCCGGGATTCAAGATCACCCGAGAATCTAACACCGAAGAATTCTTCGTGAACATGGGCCCCCAGCACCCCAGTACTCACGGTGCCTTGCGTCTGGCCCTTCGAATGGATGGCGAAACCATCATTGAAGTCGTTCCCCACTTCGGTTACATCCACCGCGGTATGGAAAAGCAGGCTGAGTCCATGACTTACCTGCAGTACATCGGTATGTCTGACCGTCAGGACTACCTGACCGCCATCCAGAACAATCTTGGCGTAGTTCTTGCTTTGGAAAAAGGCATGAACATCGGCGTTCCCGAAAGACAGGAATACATCCGCGTCATGCTCTGCGAACTTGGACGTATCGCAAGTCATCTGGTGTTCTTCGGCTGCTTTGGCGGCGACCTTGGCGGACAGACCTGCTTGCTGTTCGGCTTTAAGGAACGTGAAATGATTCATGACATTCTTGAAGAAGTCACCGGTTCCCGCCTGACCACAAACTACTTCCGCCCCGGCGGAAGCCGTTTCGACGTCCCCGAAAATTTCATTCCTCGCGTCAAGGCATTCCTGGATCATCTGGTCGGTGCCATGCGTGACTACGAACGTTTCCTCTCCAAGAACATCATTGTGCAGGAACGTTCCATCGGTATTGGCGTACTTTCAAGGGAAGACGCAATTGCCTACGGATGTTCAGGCCCCGTACTTCGCGCC encodes the following:
- a CDS encoding NADH-quinone oxidoreductase subunit A, with product MSEYVILSIFLFLGAFIAAAATVTGLLLGYRTKKTKNKMAPYECGMETIGNARIQFKVGYYLFALLFLVFDIEALFLLPVMANFKEIMAGHTALSPIVVVIDLVIFLAILVSGLAYAWKKGLLKWE
- a CDS encoding NADH-quinone oxidoreductase subunit C; amino-acid sequence: MLKETCRDPWHEGETKDTANFDRYREAAKAWAELEKIKDEEMAEARVKFKEENPDYKSAFKPVRVVKETFPEIVREPVATRGLSQAEMLKKLQEKFPSITVRTAGEDSVETTVQNMTADTPLEVLVDSNDYLAAVEFVKKDASFKMDYLIDVTAADYSDHFDLITMLRSMEHGHKLFFCTQLKKDENVAAEKRATALLAKVPTVSHLYPAAEVKEREVFDMFGIEFTGHQDLRRIFLDKDFVGYPLRKDFTHPDMIKRPV
- a CDS encoding NADH-quinone oxidoreductase subunit D, giving the protein MSVTQLPPGFKITRESNTEEFFVNMGPQHPSTHGALRLALRMDGETIIEVVPHFGYIHRGMEKQAESMTYLQYIGMSDRQDYLTAIQNNLGVVLALEKGMNIGVPERQEYIRVMLCELGRIASHLVFFGCFGGDLGGQTCLLFGFKEREMIHDILEEVTGSRLTTNYFRPGGSRFDVPENFIPRVKAFLDHLVGAMRDYERFLSKNIIVQERSIGIGVLSREDAIAYGCSGPVLRASGVDFDVRKANPYSIYNQLEFDVPTTTNGDCYDRYNVRIAEIHESMRILRQCIDKFPTEGPWRSKEKPVKLPVGRFYSEVETAKGLYATYVVAETASDKPYRIHTRGPSFPHIAALNKMVQGHTVSDLVTIMATLDPVIPEIDR